From the genome of Bacteroidota bacterium:
ATATCAGGTTCTTTAGTTTTGTCGAGGTTGATACATTTAGCATAGCAACCCCCTTCGAAATTGAAGACACCCTGATTATCCCAGCCGTGTTCATCATCACCGATAAGGAAACGTTTTGGATCAGCTGAAAGGGTGGTTTTACCGGTTCCTGAAAGTCCGAAGAAAACTGCTGAATCGCCATCTTTGCCAACATTAGCAGAACAGTGCATTGCAGCAATTCCTTTTAAGGGGAGGAAGTAGTTCATGACAGAGAACATACCTTTTTTCATTTCACCGCCATACCAGGTTCCACCGATAACGCTCATCTTCTGGCCAAGGTTGAAAGCAACAAATACGTCACTGTTCAATCCTTCTTCTTTCCATTCTGGATTTTTGGTTTTGGATGCATTCAATGAAACAAAATCAGGAACAAAACTTTCCAATTCTTCTGCGGAAGGACGGATAAACATGTTGGTTACAAAATGTGCCTGCCAAGCTACTTCCATCACAAAACGTACCTTTAAACGGGTATCCGGATTGGCTCCACAATAACAATCAACTACATATAAATCTTTTCCTGAAAGTTCTTTGATGGCTACAGCTTTTAATTTTTCCCAAACTTCGGGAGATATAGGCTTGTTGTCATTTTTACGTTTTTCGGAGGTCCACCAAATATTCTTTTCAGAAGAAGACTCTTTTACAATGTACTTGTCTTTGGGAGAACGACCTGTGTAAATACCAGTATCAACTGCTACTGCACCTAAATTGGTTACAAAACCTTTTTCGTAACCTTCAAGCTTAGGATCTGTCTCATGTTTAAACAATTCATCATAAGATGGATTGTGATAAACATTCTTTACATCTTTAATTCCATAGATTGAAAGATCTAATTCAGAGTGTTTAACGCTCATAATTTTAAATGTTTTAAAGATTGAAATTGATAGTTCAAAAAAATCCTGCAAATATACAATTATTTTTTGAAGCTATCATTGTCATACTCTATTTAGTTTTTTTTATTGTTTATCATCGAAAGGGTGATCATTTTGGGAGGTGGTTTGAATATTTTATTGGATTTTTGGAGATTGGACTAAAATATTTGCCTTTCAATCTGGACTTTATAATATTTTATGTTTTATATGTGAAATTTGTTTCCTCATTTTGAAGAATTTTATATTTTCCTTATCCCATTGATTTAAATTGAAATTTTGAAAGGGAAAATAATCCGGAATATTCTAACAAATATGAATAGAAGGTTTGTGTGAATTAATCATTAAATTCGAGTAATTTTATAGTTTTTAAGGAATTAACATAATTAATTTCAATGAAAATGGAAAAAATAAGTTGTTACCTTAACAGGATTATAATGGCTTTTTCCTTTTTGCTATTTCCCATTGTCTCGTCTTTTGCTCAAAATAATGAATTAACGGGATATCTGAGTGACTTGCCCTTTGGAATGCCAGCAATGACTGTTCCTGTTTTTCCGGAACGTTCTGTTAATATTATGGAT
Proteins encoded in this window:
- the pckA gene encoding phosphoenolpyruvate carboxykinase (ATP), which gives rise to MSVKHSELDLSIYGIKDVKNVYHNPSYDELFKHETDPKLEGYEKGFVTNLGAVAVDTGIYTGRSPKDKYIVKESSSEKNIWWTSEKRKNDNKPISPEVWEKLKAVAIKELSGKDLYVVDCYCGANPDTRLKVRFVMEVAWQAHFVTNMFIRPSAEELESFVPDFVSLNASKTKNPEWKEEGLNSDVFVAFNLGQKMSVIGGTWYGGEMKKGMFSVMNYFLPLKGIAAMHCSANVGKDGDSAVFFGLSGTGKTTLSADPKRFLIGDDEHGWDNQGVFNFEGGCYAKCINLDKTKEPDIYNAIKRDALLENVVFDEKTGEVDFANGKKTENTRVSYPIYHIEHIVKPVSKAGHAKKVIFLTADAFGVLPPVSKLTPDQTEYHFLSGFTAKLAGTERGITEPTPTFSSCFGQAFLLLHPTKYAEVLIKKMQEHGANAYLVNTGWIGGAYGTGHRIDIPSTRAIITAILDGSLDEAEFETLPVFNLQIPKAVNGVADNKMLNPRNAWADKAAYDEAAKALAAKFVKNFETFTDSEEGQRVAAAAGPKF